Proteins from one Pseudomonas sp. KBS0710 genomic window:
- a CDS encoding S-(hydroxymethyl)glutathione dehydrogenase/class III alcohol dehydrogenase: MIKSRAAVAFEAKKPLEIVEVDVAMPKAGEVLLRVVASGVCHTDAYTLSGADPEGIFPSILGHEGGAVVEAIGEGVTSVAVGDHVIPLYTPECGKCKFCLSGKTNLCQAIRSTQGKGLMPDGTTRFSYKGQPIFHYMGTSTFSEYTVLPEISVAKIPKEAPLEKVCLLGCGVTTGIGAVINTAKVKPGDTVAIFGLGGIGLSAVIGAVKAKAGRIIAIDINPAKFEIARQLGATDCINPKDYDRPIQDVIVDLTDGGVDFSFECIGNVQLMRAALECCHKGWGESVIIGVAGAGQEIATRPFQLVTGRVWRGSAFGGVRGRTELPSYVEMAQTGEIPLDTFITHTMGLEDINKAFDLMHEGKSIRTVIHF, encoded by the coding sequence ATGATCAAGTCCCGCGCCGCCGTAGCCTTCGAAGCGAAAAAGCCCCTTGAGATCGTTGAAGTGGATGTCGCCATGCCCAAGGCTGGCGAGGTGCTGTTGCGTGTAGTTGCGTCCGGTGTGTGCCATACCGACGCCTACACCTTGTCGGGCGCCGACCCGGAAGGCATCTTCCCGTCGATCCTGGGCCACGAGGGCGGTGCGGTGGTTGAGGCGATCGGCGAGGGCGTGACCTCGGTGGCCGTCGGCGATCACGTTATCCCGCTGTACACCCCGGAATGCGGCAAGTGCAAATTCTGCCTGTCGGGCAAGACCAACCTGTGCCAGGCCATTCGATCCACCCAGGGCAAAGGCCTGATGCCCGACGGCACTACGCGTTTCTCCTACAAAGGCCAGCCGATTTTCCACTACATGGGCACCTCGACCTTCTCCGAGTACACCGTTTTGCCGGAAATCTCCGTGGCCAAGATTCCTAAAGAAGCGCCGCTGGAGAAAGTCTGCCTGCTGGGCTGCGGTGTCACCACCGGCATCGGTGCAGTGATCAACACCGCCAAGGTCAAGCCGGGCGACACCGTGGCCATCTTCGGCCTTGGCGGCATCGGCCTGTCGGCGGTGATCGGCGCGGTGAAAGCCAAGGCCGGCCGCATCATTGCGATTGACATCAACCCAGCCAAGTTCGAAATCGCCAGGCAACTGGGCGCCACCGACTGCATTAACCCGAAAGACTATGACCGCCCGATCCAGGACGTGATCGTCGACTTGACCGACGGCGGCGTGGACTTCTCCTTCGAGTGCATTGGCAACGTACAACTGATGCGCGCCGCGCTTGAGTGCTGCCACAAAGGCTGGGGTGAGTCGGTGATCATCGGTGTGGCCGGTGCTGGCCAGGAAATCGCCACACGTCCATTCCAACTGGTCACCGGCCGCGTCTGGCGCGGTTCGGCGTTCGGCGGCGTGCGCGGCCGTACCGAATTGCCGAGCTACGTGGAAATGGCTCAGACCGGCGAAATCCCGCTGGACACCTTCATCACCCACACCATGGGCCTGGAAGACATCAACAAAGCGTTTGACCTGATGCATGAAGGCAAGAGCATTCGTACCGTCATCCACTTTTGA
- a CDS encoding peptidoglycan DD-metalloendopeptidase family protein, which produces MSLTGLAQRMSKTSFQRLVLGLVLSSLLVGCSSSPSSGARVVDRNGASSVPQKPTVTTGQYVVRKGDTMFSIAFRYGWDYKALAARNNIPVPYTIHPGQTIRFDGRTGSAPTAVVTKSGSSASSSSKTTIITRPAGTAAPTVASKPAATPLPPAGPAPTGWGWPSNGVLIGKFSSNGSLNKGIDIAGDLGQPVLAASDGTVVYAGSGLRGYGELVIIKHSDTYVSAYGHNRRLLVREGQQVKVGQTIAEMGSTGTDRVKLHFEIRRQGKPVDPLQFLPRR; this is translated from the coding sequence GTGAGTCTCACAGGTCTTGCGCAGCGTATGAGTAAAACAAGTTTTCAGCGACTGGTGCTTGGCCTTGTCTTGAGTTCCTTATTGGTGGGTTGCTCAAGCTCTCCGTCCAGTGGCGCTCGGGTTGTCGACCGAAACGGTGCCAGCAGCGTGCCGCAAAAACCGACGGTCACCACCGGGCAATATGTGGTGCGAAAGGGGGACACGATGTTCTCGATCGCCTTCCGTTACGGTTGGGATTACAAGGCGCTCGCAGCTCGTAACAATATTCCTGTGCCTTATACGATACATCCGGGGCAAACCATCCGTTTCGATGGGCGTACCGGTTCAGCGCCTACGGCAGTTGTGACAAAGTCCGGATCTTCGGCCTCGTCTTCAAGCAAAACCACGATCATTACACGGCCCGCAGGCACCGCTGCGCCTACAGTTGCGAGCAAACCGGCAGCCACGCCGTTGCCACCTGCCGGGCCGGCACCGACCGGTTGGGGATGGCCTTCAAACGGGGTGCTGATTGGAAAATTCTCTTCAAACGGTAGTTTGAATAAAGGCATTGATATCGCCGGAGATTTGGGACAGCCTGTTTTAGCTGCGTCTGATGGGACAGTGGTTTACGCCGGGAGTGGTTTACGGGGCTACGGCGAGCTGGTCATCATCAAACACAGCGATACCTACGTCAGTGCCTACGGTCATAACCGCAGGCTGTTGGTTCGGGAGGGGCAGCAGGTCAAAGTCGGACAGACAATTGCCGAAATGGGGTCAACTGGTACAGACCGGGTGAAACTGCACTTTGAGATTCGCCGCCAAGGGAAACCTGTAGATCCGCTGCAATTCCTACCCCGTCGTTGA
- the dcd gene encoding dCTP deaminase, translating into MSIKSDKWIRRMAQEHGMIEPFVERQIRGEGAAPVISYGVSSYGYDVRCADEFKVFTNINSAIVDPKNFDEKSFVDIKSDVCIIPPNSFALARTVEFFRIPRDVLTICLGKSTYARCGIIVNVTPLEPEWEGHVTLEFSNTTTLPAKIYANEGVAQMLFLQSDEACEVSYKDRAGKYQGQRGVTLPRA; encoded by the coding sequence ATGAGCATCAAATCGGACAAGTGGATTCGCCGCATGGCGCAAGAACACGGCATGATCGAACCCTTCGTTGAGCGCCAGATCCGTGGCGAAGGCGCGGCGCCCGTGATTTCCTACGGTGTTTCCAGCTACGGCTACGACGTGCGCTGCGCCGATGAATTCAAGGTGTTCACCAACATCAACTCGGCGATCGTCGATCCGAAAAACTTCGACGAAAAGAGCTTCGTCGACATTAAAAGCGACGTGTGCATTATTCCGCCAAACTCCTTTGCGCTGGCGCGCACCGTGGAATTCTTCCGTATTCCCCGTGACGTGCTGACCATCTGCCTGGGTAAAAGCACCTACGCGCGCTGCGGTATCATCGTTAACGTGACGCCACTTGAGCCGGAGTGGGAAGGCCACGTGACCCTGGAGTTCTCCAACACCACCACCTTGCCGGCCAAGATCTACGCCAACGAAGGCGTGGCGCAGATGCTGTTCCTGCAGTCCGATGAAGCCTGTGAAGTGTCCTATAAAGATCGCGCCGGCAAGTATCAGGGCCAGCGCGGTGTCACTCTCCCA
- a CDS encoding cold-shock protein, with amino-acid sequence MSNRQTGTVKWFNDEKGFGFITPQSGDDLFVHFKAIQSDGFKSLKEGQQVSFIATRGQKGMQAEEVQVI; translated from the coding sequence ATGTCTAATCGCCAAACTGGTACCGTTAAGTGGTTCAACGATGAAAAAGGCTTCGGCTTCATCACTCCACAATCCGGTGACGACCTGTTCGTTCACTTCAAAGCTATCCAATCCGACGGCTTCAAAAGCCTGAAAGAAGGCCAACAGGTTTCTTTCATCGCTACCCGCGGTCAGAAAGGCATGCAAGCTGAAGAAGTTCAAGTTATCTAA
- the rpoS gene encoding RNA polymerase sigma factor RpoS, whose amino-acid sequence MALSKEAPEFDIDDEVLLEMEILTEKESMSNDEGSPTPSVRTKSKNSTALKQHKYIDYTRALDATQLYLNEIGFSPLLTPEEEVHFARLSQKGDPAGRKRMIESNLRLVVKIARRYVNRGLSLLDLIEEGNLGLIRAVEKFDPERGFRFSTYATWWIRQTIERAIMNQTRTIRLPIHVVKELNVYLRAARELTQKLDHEPSPEEIANLLEKPVGEVKRMLGLNERVSSVDVSLGPDSDKTLLDTLTDDRPTDPCELLQDDDLSQSIDQWLSELTDKQREVVIRRFGLRGHESSTLEDVGLEIGLTRERVRQIQVEGLKRLREILEKNGLSSESLFQ is encoded by the coding sequence ATGGCTCTCAGTAAAGAAGCGCCGGAGTTTGACATCGACGATGAGGTTCTCCTTGAAATGGAGATACTCACCGAAAAGGAATCGATGTCGAATGATGAAGGGTCTCCAACTCCTTCAGTTCGCACCAAATCCAAGAACTCCACCGCGTTGAAGCAACACAAGTACATTGACTACACGCGGGCGCTCGACGCCACGCAGCTGTATCTCAATGAAATCGGCTTTTCCCCTTTGCTGACTCCCGAAGAAGAAGTCCATTTTGCGCGCTTGTCGCAAAAGGGCGATCCGGCTGGGCGCAAGCGCATGATTGAAAGCAACCTGCGGCTGGTGGTGAAAATCGCCCGACGCTACGTCAATCGTGGCCTGTCGCTGTTGGACTTGATCGAGGAGGGCAACCTGGGCTTGATCCGGGCAGTGGAGAAGTTCGACCCTGAGCGGGGCTTCCGCTTCTCTACCTATGCTACCTGGTGGATTCGCCAGACCATCGAACGGGCGATCATGAATCAGACCCGCACGATCCGGTTGCCGATCCATGTGGTCAAGGAGCTCAACGTCTACCTGCGGGCAGCGCGTGAGCTGACACAAAAACTCGATCATGAACCCTCGCCTGAAGAAATCGCCAACCTGCTGGAAAAGCCAGTGGGAGAGGTTAAGCGCATGCTCGGCTTGAATGAGCGCGTATCTTCGGTCGATGTCTCGCTGGGTCCGGACTCGGATAAAACCCTGCTGGACACCCTGACGGATGATCGCCCGACAGATCCTTGTGAGCTGTTGCAGGACGATGATCTTTCCCAAAGCATTGACCAGTGGTTGTCGGAACTTACGGACAAGCAGCGTGAGGTGGTGATTCGCCGCTTCGGCCTGCGCGGCCATGAGAGCAGCACCCTGGAGGATGTAGGCCTGGAGATCGGCCTGACCCGTGAGCGGGTGCGGCAGATCCAGGTAGAGGGCCTCAAGCGCTTGCGTGAGATCCTCGAGAAGAATGGCTTGTCGAGTGAGTCGTTGTTCCAGTAA
- the ispF gene encoding 2-C-methyl-D-erythritol 2,4-cyclodiphosphate synthase, which produces MRIGHGYDVHRFAEGDFITLGGVRIAHHHGLLAHSDGDVVLHALSDALLGAAALGDIGKHFPDTDPTFKGADSRVLLRHVVGLIHAKGWKVGNVDNTIVAQAPKMAPHIESMRALIAADLQIELDQVNVKATTTEKLGFTGREEGIAVHSVALLLRA; this is translated from the coding sequence ATGCGTATTGGCCACGGCTATGATGTGCACCGTTTCGCTGAAGGCGATTTCATCACCTTGGGCGGCGTGCGCATTGCACACCACCATGGGTTGCTGGCTCATTCCGACGGCGACGTTGTGCTGCATGCCTTGAGCGATGCCTTGCTCGGCGCCGCCGCGTTGGGCGATATCGGCAAGCATTTTCCGGACACCGACCCGACCTTCAAGGGCGCGGACAGCCGTGTCTTGCTGCGCCACGTGGTCGGCCTGATCCACGCCAAGGGCTGGAAGGTCGGCAACGTCGACAACACCATCGTGGCCCAGGCGCCGAAAATGGCGCCCCACATCGAATCGATGCGCGCGCTGATTGCCGCCGACCTGCAAATTGAATTGGATCAAGTCAACGTGAAAGCCACCACCACCGAAAAGCTCGGGTTTACCGGCCGGGAAGAGGGCATTGCGGTGCACTCCGTCGCCTTGTTGCTGCGCGCATGA
- the fghA gene encoding S-formylglutathione hydrolase, with product MNLENLSCQKSFGGWHKRYKHHSDVLGCDMTFAVYLPPQAEQGGKLPVLYWLSGLTCTDENFMQKAGAQRMAAELGLIIVAPDTSPRGPGVPGDPDNAWDFGLGAGFYLNATQEPWAKHYRMHDYVVQELPALVEAHFPASDKRGISGHSMGGHGALVCALRNSGRYQSVSAFSPINNPMDCPWGQKAFSRYLGEERSKWREWDACVLISEASEKLPLLVDQGDRDDFLAVQLKPEALQQAAKAANHPLELRLQPGYDHSYFFIASFIEDHLRHHGRALLG from the coding sequence ATGAATCTGGAAAACCTGTCGTGCCAGAAGAGCTTCGGCGGCTGGCATAAACGCTACAAGCACCATTCTGATGTGCTCGGTTGCGACATGACGTTCGCCGTCTACCTTCCGCCTCAGGCGGAGCAGGGCGGCAAGCTGCCAGTGCTGTACTGGCTGTCGGGGCTGACCTGCACCGATGAGAACTTCATGCAAAAAGCCGGCGCCCAGCGCATGGCCGCCGAGCTTGGGTTGATCATCGTCGCACCCGACACCAGCCCGCGTGGGCCGGGTGTGCCGGGCGACCCGGACAACGCCTGGGATTTTGGTCTGGGCGCTGGCTTCTACCTGAATGCCACGCAGGAACCCTGGGCCAAGCACTATCGGATGCACGACTATGTCGTGCAGGAATTGCCTGCGTTGGTTGAAGCGCATTTTCCGGCTTCGGACAAGCGCGGCATCAGTGGCCACTCCATGGGCGGTCACGGTGCCCTGGTGTGTGCCTTGCGCAACTCAGGGCGTTACCAATCGGTGTCGGCGTTTTCGCCGATCAACAACCCGATGGATTGCCCATGGGGTCAGAAAGCCTTCTCCCGCTACCTGGGCGAAGAACGCTCCAAGTGGCGCGAGTGGGATGCCTGCGTGCTGATCAGCGAAGCCTCGGAAAAACTGCCGTTGCTGGTGGACCAGGGCGATCGCGACGATTTCCTTGCCGTGCAGCTTAAGCCGGAGGCGTTGCAGCAAGCGGCCAAGGCCGCCAACCACCCGTTGGAACTGCGCCTGCAGCCGGGCTATGACCACAGCTACTTCTTTATCGCCAGCTTCATCGAAGACCATTTGCGACATCATGGTCGCGCTTTGCTCGGTTAA
- the surE gene encoding 5'/3'-nucleotidase SurE: MRILISNDDGATAPGLAALYAALQDYAECVVVAPDQDKSGASSSLTLDRPLHPQVLANGFISVNGTPTDCVHLAINSLLDQEPDLVVSGINLGANLGDDVLYSGTVAAALEGRFLGRTSFAFSFASRQLDNLATAAYFARKLVEAHGSLDLPARTVLNVNIPNLPLDHIRGIQLTRLGHRSRAAAPLKVVDPRGKEGYWIAAAGDAEDGGPGTDFHAVMQGYVSITPLQLDRTFSDAFSSLDGWLEGLR; encoded by the coding sequence ATGCGTATTCTGATATCAAACGATGACGGTGCCACCGCACCCGGTCTTGCTGCGCTTTATGCTGCGCTGCAGGATTACGCCGAGTGCGTGGTGGTTGCCCCGGACCAGGACAAGAGCGGCGCCAGCAGTTCGCTGACGCTCGACCGTCCGCTGCACCCGCAGGTTCTGGCCAATGGCTTTATCAGTGTGAACGGTACCCCCACCGACTGCGTGCACCTGGCAATCAACAGCTTGTTGGACCAAGAGCCGGATCTGGTGGTATCGGGCATCAACCTGGGCGCCAACCTGGGCGATGACGTGCTGTATTCCGGCACGGTGGCGGCGGCCCTTGAAGGGCGCTTCCTGGGACGCACCTCGTTCGCTTTTTCGTTTGCCTCACGGCAACTGGATAACCTGGCGACGGCGGCGTATTTCGCCCGCAAGCTGGTGGAGGCCCATGGCTCGCTGGACTTGCCTGCGCGTACGGTGCTCAACGTCAATATTCCCAATTTGCCCCTCGACCATATCCGCGGCATCCAGCTGACCCGCCTGGGCCATCGCTCCCGTGCAGCAGCGCCGTTGAAGGTGGTCGACCCGCGTGGCAAGGAAGGTTACTGGATTGCTGCCGCCGGTGATGCCGAAGACGGCGGCCCCGGCACCGACTTTCATGCGGTGATGCAAGGTTATGTTTCGATTACCCCGTTGCAGCTCGATCGCACCTTCAGTGATGCCTTCAGTAGTCTGGATGGCTGGCTTGAGGGGCTGCGTTAA
- the truD gene encoding tRNA pseudouridine(13) synthase TruD, with protein sequence MNDLQLLGPRAYGEALGSAVLKATAEDFQVDEVLDIPLSGDGEHLWLWVEKRGLNTEEAARRIAKAAGVPLRTVSYAGLKDRQALTRQWFSVQLPGKADPDMSGAENDTLKILKMGRHKRKLQRGAHSANGFTLRLTQLAGDTAAIDARLQLIAQHGIPNYFGTQRFGHNGGNVVDARDWAARKALPEQRNVRSRLLSTARSFLFNKVLAARVADGSWQRAQVGDLLAFTDSRSFFPAGEAECSDPRLAILDLHPTGPQWGEGDSPAGGATHTLEQSIAASEPELRDWLVRAGMSQERRILRLPIGGLTWHYPGPDILQLEFVLPAGCFATVLVRELVDLVPVGPTDNPCVF encoded by the coding sequence ATGAATGATCTGCAATTGCTGGGCCCGCGTGCCTATGGCGAGGCCTTGGGCAGCGCGGTTTTGAAAGCGACGGCTGAAGATTTCCAGGTCGACGAAGTGCTGGACATCCCGCTCAGCGGTGACGGTGAGCACCTGTGGCTGTGGGTCGAAAAGCGCGGCCTGAATACCGAAGAGGCCGCACGCCGTATCGCCAAGGCTGCCGGCGTGCCGTTGCGCACCGTCAGCTACGCCGGGCTCAAGGACCGTCAGGCGTTGACCCGTCAGTGGTTCAGCGTGCAACTGCCAGGCAAGGCCGACCCGGACATGAGCGGTGCCGAAAACGACACCCTCAAGATCCTCAAAATGGGCCGCCACAAGCGCAAACTGCAACGCGGCGCGCATTCGGCCAATGGCTTTACCCTGCGCCTGACCCAATTGGCGGGTGATACCGCCGCCATCGACGCGCGCTTGCAATTGATCGCCCAGCACGGTATCCCGAACTACTTCGGTACCCAGCGTTTCGGGCATAACGGCGGCAACGTCGTGGATGCCCGCGATTGGGCGGCGCGCAAGGCGTTGCCGGAGCAGCGCAATGTGCGTTCGCGGCTGCTGTCGACCGCGCGCAGCTTTCTGTTTAACAAAGTGTTGGCGGCGCGGGTCGCGGATGGATCCTGGCAACGTGCCCAGGTCGGTGACCTGCTGGCGTTTACCGACAGCCGCAGTTTTTTTCCCGCAGGTGAGGCTGAATGCAGCGACCCGCGCCTGGCGATTCTGGACCTGCACCCCACCGGCCCGCAGTGGGGCGAGGGCGATTCGCCGGCCGGCGGCGCGACCCACACGCTTGAGCAAAGCATTGCCGCCAGCGAGCCGGAGCTGCGTGATTGGCTGGTGAGAGCCGGCATGAGCCAGGAACGTCGCATTCTGCGACTGCCCATTGGCGGGTTGACGTGGCATTATCCCGGTCCTGACATTCTGCAATTGGAATTCGTCCTGCCGGCCGGATGCTTCGCCACTGTCTTGGTGCGCGAGCTTGTTGATCTGGTGCCGGTGGGGCCGACGGACAACCCATGCGTATTCTGA
- a CDS encoding protein-L-isoaspartate(D-aspartate) O-methyltransferase, whose translation MTSQRTRERLIQRLYEEGLSNAQVLEVIRRTPRHLFVDEALAHRAYEDTALPIGHNQTISQPYMVARMSELLLAAGPLDKVLEIGTGSGYQTAVLSQLVERVFSVERIKVLQDRAKERLVELNLRNVVFRWGDGWEGWPALAPYNGIIVTAVATDVPQALLDQLAPGGRLVIPVGSGEVQQLMLIIREDEGFSRHVLGAVRFVPLLNGPLA comes from the coding sequence ATGACCTCCCAGCGTACCCGCGAGCGTTTGATCCAGCGTCTGTATGAAGAAGGCCTGTCCAACGCCCAAGTGCTGGAAGTCATCCGGCGCACGCCTCGGCATCTGTTCGTGGATGAGGCGCTGGCGCATCGCGCCTACGAAGACACTGCGTTGCCGATCGGCCATAACCAGACCATCTCGCAGCCATATATGGTTGCGCGCATGAGTGAGCTGCTGCTGGCGGCGGGGCCGTTGGACAAGGTGCTGGAGATCGGCACCGGTTCGGGGTACCAGACCGCCGTACTCTCGCAGCTGGTGGAGCGGGTGTTCTCGGTGGAGCGCATCAAGGTCCTGCAGGACCGCGCCAAGGAACGCCTGGTGGAGCTTAACCTGCGCAACGTAGTGTTCCGCTGGGGCGATGGTTGGGAAGGCTGGCCGGCGCTGGCGCCGTATAACGGCATCATCGTCACGGCGGTCGCCACCGATGTGCCCCAGGCGTTACTCGATCAGCTCGCCCCTGGCGGGCGCCTGGTCATCCCGGTGGGTTCTGGTGAAGTGCAACAATTGATGCTCATTATCCGTGAGGACGAAGGTTTTTCCCGGCATGTACTGGGTGCCGTGCGCTTCGTTCCGCTGCTCAATGGCCCGCTGGCCTGA
- a CDS encoding LysR substrate-binding domain-containing protein, protein MLENRWEGIDEFVAVAECSQFTAAAERLGVSSSHISRQVARLEERLQTRLLYRSTRKVTLTEAGQTFLQHCQRLQDGREEALRAVGDLTSEPKGMLRMTCAVAYGERFIVPLVTRFMGLYPQLRVDIELSNRQLDLVHEGLDLAIRLGRLQDSRMVASRLAPRRMYLCASPSYLARYGRPHSLSELSRHNCLIGSSDIWQLAQDGREFSQRVQGNWRCNSGQAVLDAALQGVGLCQLPDYYVLEHLHSSALVSLLEAHQPPNTAVWALYPQQRHLSPKVRKLVDFLKEGLGDNPVYRA, encoded by the coding sequence ATGCTGGAAAACCGCTGGGAAGGCATCGATGAGTTCGTCGCTGTGGCCGAATGCAGCCAATTCACCGCAGCGGCCGAGCGGCTGGGAGTGTCTTCATCGCATATCAGCCGGCAGGTGGCGCGCCTGGAAGAACGGCTGCAAACGCGCTTGCTGTATCGCAGTACGCGCAAGGTGACCCTCACCGAAGCCGGTCAGACCTTCCTGCAACATTGCCAGCGTTTACAAGATGGTCGTGAAGAAGCGTTGCGCGCGGTGGGCGACCTCACCAGCGAGCCCAAGGGCATGTTGCGCATGACCTGCGCGGTGGCGTACGGCGAGCGCTTTATCGTGCCGTTGGTTACGCGGTTCATGGGGCTGTATCCGCAACTGCGTGTGGATATCGAATTGAGCAATCGCCAGTTGGACCTGGTGCATGAGGGCCTGGACCTGGCCATTCGCCTGGGGCGCTTGCAAGACTCGCGCATGGTCGCCAGCCGCCTGGCCCCTCGGCGTATGTACCTGTGCGCGTCGCCGTCCTACTTGGCACGCTATGGTCGGCCACATAGTTTGTCGGAATTGAGTCGGCATAACTGCCTGATCGGCAGCTCGGATATCTGGCAACTGGCTCAGGATGGGCGGGAGTTTTCCCAGCGGGTGCAGGGAAACTGGCGCTGCAACAGTGGGCAGGCGGTACTGGATGCGGCGCTGCAAGGGGTTGGGTTGTGCCAACTGCCGGATTATTACGTGCTGGAGCATTTGCACAGTAGCGCGTTGGTGTCGTTGCTGGAGGCGCATCAGCCACCGAATACGGCGGTGTGGGCGTTGTATCCGCAGCAGCGGCATTTGTCGCCGAAGGTCAGAAAGCTGGTGGACTTTCTCAAAGAAGGCTTGGGTGACAATCCGGTCTATCGAGCATAA